A region from the Aliarcobacter thereius LMG 24486 genome encodes:
- a CDS encoding peptidylprolyl isomerase has protein sequence MKKIVLATALFGSILFAEEYYATVNGNKITKQDISILIQDPRVNYDQLPEDMKKQILDGAINRKLLAKNALSSGVEKDSSYKEALDRIKEDLALQVWQKQKIESIAFNDKEKKEFYDKNRDKFNIPETFEASHILVEDESEAKKIIKELDKAINKENKFAELAGSKSKDGSAKNGGYLGKFASNEMVPEFSEAVKGLSKGAYTKAPVKTQFGYHIILLKDKSSARSLGYDEVKDNIENIMKSEKINKDIETLVSELRKKAKIVIK, from the coding sequence ATGAAAAAAATTGTCTTAGCAACAGCTTTATTTGGCTCTATTTTATTTGCAGAAGAATATTATGCTACTGTTAATGGGAATAAAATTACTAAACAAGATATTAGTATTTTAATTCAAGATCCAAGAGTAAATTATGACCAACTTCCAGAAGATATGAAAAAACAAATTCTTGATGGAGCAATAAATAGAAAGTTATTAGCAAAAAATGCTTTATCAAGTGGAGTTGAAAAAGATTCAAGTTATAAAGAAGCTCTTGATAGAATTAAAGAAGATTTAGCTCTTCAAGTTTGGCAAAAACAAAAAATTGAGAGTATTGCATTTAATGATAAAGAGAAAAAAGAGTTTTATGATAAAAATAGAGATAAATTTAATATCCCTGAAACTTTTGAAGCAAGTCATATATTAGTTGAAGATGAAAGTGAAGCAAAAAAGATTATTAAAGAGCTTGATAAGGCTATAAATAAAGAGAATAAATTTGCAGAATTAGCTGGTTCAAAATCAAAAGATGGTTCAGCTAAAAATGGTGGTTATTTAGGAAAGTTTGCTTCAAATGAAATGGTACCTGAGTTTTCAGAAGCTGTTAAAGGTTTATCAAAAGGTGCTTATACTAAAGCTCCTGTAAAAACACAGTTTGGATATCATATTATTTTACTAAAAGATAAATCATCTGCTAGATCATTAGGCTATGATGAAGTAAAAGACAATATTGAAAATATTATGAAAAGTGAAAAAATA
- the hsrA gene encoding homeostatic response regulator transcription factor HsrA → MRILIIEDEITLNRTLQEGLIDFGYQVDTAENYKDAEYFIDIRNYDLVLTDWMLPDGDGIELCKIVKNRSSRTAVVIISARDDKESEIEALKSGADDFIKKPFDFDILLARIEARLRFGGTNIIEIDDLVINPDEEKIEYAGEEIELKGKPFEVLTHLARHRDQIVSKEQLLDAIWEEPELVTPNVIEVAINQIRQKMDKPLNISTIETIRRRGYRFCYPNQVSEEK, encoded by the coding sequence ATGAGAATTTTAATTATAGAAGATGAAATAACTTTAAATAGAACTTTACAGGAAGGATTGATTGATTTTGGATATCAAGTTGACACTGCAGAAAACTATAAAGATGCTGAATACTTCATTGATATTAGAAATTACGATTTAGTTCTTACAGATTGGATGCTTCCAGACGGTGATGGTATTGAACTTTGTAAAATTGTAAAAAATAGAAGTTCTAGAACTGCTGTTGTAATTATCTCTGCAAGAGATGATAAAGAGAGTGAAATTGAAGCTCTTAAATCTGGAGCAGATGATTTTATTAAAAAACCATTTGATTTTGATATTTTACTTGCAAGAATTGAAGCAAGATTAAGATTTGGTGGAACAAATATTATAGAGATTGACGATTTAGTTATAAATCCAGATGAAGAAAAGATTGAATATGCTGGTGAAGAGATTGAACTAAAAGGAAAACCTTTTGAAGTTTTAACTCATCTTGCTCGTCACAGAGATCAAATTGTTTCAAAAGAACAATTATTAGATGCTATTTGGGAAGAGCCTGAACTTGTAACTCCAAATGTTATTGAAGTTGCTATTAATCAAATTAGACAAAAAATGGATAAACCTCTAAATATTTCAACTATTGAAACTATTAGAAGAAGAGGATATAGATTCTGTTATCCAAACCAAGTTTCTGAGGAAAAATAA
- a CDS encoding sensor histidine kinase: protein MKSRSIYKQFYLKLIIATSLFILTLSFLFFEYSRSSFYNNISESLLVQAKNIEEKYKITNIIEENTNPFYSIRLVNNILSLNVYSYSRIHKDEKDFVKIDYPLNQNLLLEIRKDITLEKDLLYTIILKNYLSLAIPIFILMLIYSLFVSKNLLKPIVEINKKLSNMDENSLSQIDTKNLPTEFLTLANSINSLTNRIGTYLRFKKELYIGIAHELKTPLAVMKLKNELMLRKPREKDAYIDTINLTINEINSMNIMISSILDIGRTEGAQFEQAKNIELVSYINKKVEDYKMLASQKDINMRFVTNVSTLNISIQETLFMQILQNFVQNAIKFTPNEKSIEIGLKKIDNHINIYVLDEGLGVDESVDVFAPFKKIGKENGVGLGLYLAQIASDALNAKISLKNRDDGKSGAIAKLELHNNKEDEIF, encoded by the coding sequence ATGAAAAGTAGAAGTATTTATAAACAGTTTTATTTAAAACTGATTATTGCAACTTCTCTTTTCATTCTTACTTTGTCATTTCTTTTTTTTGAATATTCTAGAAGTTCTTTTTATAATAATATTTCTGAAAGTTTATTAGTTCAAGCAAAGAATATTGAAGAAAAATATAAGATTACAAATATTATAGAGGAGAATACAAACCCTTTTTATAGTATTAGACTTGTTAATAATATTTTATCTTTAAATGTTTACTCATATTCAAGAATACATAAAGATGAAAAAGATTTTGTAAAAATAGATTATCCTTTAAACCAAAATTTACTTTTAGAAATAAGAAAAGATATAACTTTAGAGAAAGATTTATTATATACGATTATTCTAAAAAACTATCTATCTTTAGCTATTCCTATATTTATTTTGATGCTTATTTACTCTTTATTTGTTTCAAAAAACCTATTAAAACCTATTGTTGAAATAAATAAAAAACTATCAAATATGGATGAAAATTCTCTTTCTCAAATTGATACAAAGAATCTTCCAACAGAGTTTTTAACTCTTGCAAACTCTATAAACTCGCTAACAAATAGAATAGGAACTTATCTAAGATTCAAAAAAGAACTATATATTGGAATTGCTCATGAACTTAAAACTCCACTTGCTGTTATGAAATTAAAAAATGAATTAATGCTTAGAAAACCAAGAGAAAAAGACGCTTATATTGATACTATTAATCTTACAATTAATGAAATAAATAGTATGAATATAATGATTAGCTCTATTTTAGATATTGGAAGAACAGAAGGTGCACAATTTGAACAAGCAAAAAATATAGAGTTGGTTTCATACATTAATAAAAAAGTTGAAGATTATAAAATGTTAGCCTCACAAAAAGATATAAATATGAGATTTGTTACAAATGTTTCAACTCTTAATATCTCTATTCAAGAGACACTTTTTATGCAAATTCTTCAAAATTTTGTACAAAATGCAATAAAATTTACTCCAAATGAGAAATCAATAGAAATTGGTTTGAAAAAAATTGATAACCACATAAATATATATGTTTTAGATGAAGGTTTAGGAGTTGATGAATCAGTTGATGTTTTCGCACCATTTAAGAAAATTGGAAAAGAAAATGGAGTTGGTTTAGGTTTATATTTAGCACAAATTGCAAGTGATGCATTAAATGCAAAGATATCTTTAAAAAATAGAGATGATGGAAAATCAGGTGCTATTGCAAAGCTTGAACTTCACAATAACAAAGAAGATGAAATTTTTTAA